A genome region from Numida meleagris isolate 19003 breed g44 Domestic line chromosome 14, NumMel1.0, whole genome shotgun sequence includes the following:
- the SUSD2 gene encoding LOW QUALITY PROTEIN: sushi domain-containing protein 2 (The sequence of the model RefSeq protein was modified relative to this genomic sequence to represent the inferred CDS: deleted 2 bases in 1 codon), whose product MTSEKEHFLHFFASVVYNKPLNSENPYHFWTRVSIKGFSLSGTKAITISYPESSQQNMKSVGAGVSLFILFSLAALWNTGAQDSCSSQCGKLLGTCSCQEICQSLGTCCPDYNEFCLQISPYSGSLMGGKDFLIENTAFNTSVLMCRFKQQVITSGYVDKDGKAHCLSPLLYETGFIPFEVSTDGGLTFPYSGTWLSVHHSKVSGGEKCTLVNETKWQYYGTPGTDGNLTLTWTHQALAASHINIEVWGYQETGDSYSENWHAEWKYLYTLAREAPNTGTYSFIPVPAEANYNTWDFGMLRITPSTYSDGQSNTPSVWSPAHALAWHLGEDFRHEPAAWATAKCIEWDRKEEKLPNFMEEIIDCPCTLAQARADTGRFHTDYGCDIEKGSVCTYHPGAVHCVRAVQASPQYAAGQQCCYDSTGTQILTQDSTGGSTPDRGHDWGAPPFLKPPRIPAFSHWLYDVISFYYCCLWSANCHFYMKNRPSSDCRTYRPPRAASAFGDPHFLTFDGLNFTFKGQGEYTLVESDLTSLKVQGRTQQARFPNGTQAQVTGLSAVAMQENDSDTIEVRYSEDLKLEVLVNQKVVNFSEQSWMDLEGLFLHSAADQKVTVMFSSGSGVEIRGSGGFLTLTVLLPENFMNHTQGLFGVMNGNTQDEFTFKNKTIMSVHASPQQLFEFGANWAVENGTSLFTYDTEFLLNDFFYGEKHNASFLPVFIPYEDPADPLVEEMVSLCDSDPFCRFDVLTTRSLQVGNFTRLSHQNHKQLVEDLEPVISCGWLDHPTNGRKDGTNYLLGSAIHFICNQGYELTGSKERICQVTGAWSGDSPNCILRSDIKQLIILGCIFGVFCIAAVTRLILLYRKDRRRAKQKLVSKDPVTPQQERAKLPDEFSMTRGESIAEE is encoded by the exons ATGACCTCTGAAAAGGAGCATTTCcttcacttt tttgcttcagtgGTTTACAACAAACCTTTGAACAGTGAGAATCCCTATCATTTCTGGACACGTGTTTCTATAAAaggcttttctctctctggcaCAAAGGCTATCACAATCAGCTATCCTGAATCATCTCAACAAAACATGAAATCTGTTGGTGCAGGTGTTTCTTTATTCATTCTCTTCTCCCTTGCTGCCCTTTGGAATACAG gAGCTCAAGACTCTTGTTCAAGCCAATGTGGGAAGCTGCTTGGTACCTGTTCTTGCCAGGAGATTTGCCAGTCCTTGGGGACTTGCTGTCCTGATTATAATGAATTTTGTCTTCAGATTTCTCCATACTCAGGATCTCTGATGGGAGGCAAAGACTTTTTGATAGAAAATACAGCCTTTAATACTTCTGTGTTAATGTGCAG ATTCAAGCAGCAAGTCATAACCAGTGGCTATGTTGATAAGGATGGAAAAGCCCACTGCCTCTCCCCATTGCTGTATGAAACTGGTTTCATCCCCTTTGAAGTTTCTACAGATGGCGGGCTGACATTTCCATACTCTGGAACTTGGTTATCAG TACATCACAGCAAGGTTTCGGGTGGAGAAAAATGCACATTGGTCAATGAGACAAAATGGCAATACTATGGCACTCCTGGCACCGATGGAAACTTAACTCTTACCTGGACACACCAGGCACTTGCAGCATCCCATATCAACATAGAAGTCTGGGGGTACCAGGAAACAG GTGACAGTTACTCAGAAAACTGGCATGCTGAATGGAAATATCTTTATACCTTGGCAAGAGAAGCTCCAAATACAGGGACGTATTCTTTCATTCCTGTTCCTGCTGAAGCAAATTACAATACTTGGGACTTTGGAATGTTGAGAATTACACCCAGCACCTATTCTGATGGGCAAAG caacaCTCCATCAGTCTGGAGCCCAGCACATGCATTGGCTTGGCACCTTGGGGAAGACTTCAGACACGAGCCAGCTGCATGGGCAACTGCAAAATGTATAGAATGggacaggaaggaagaaaagcttccAAACTTCATGGAAGAAATTATAGATTGCCCTTGCACCTTGGCGCAGGCAAGAGCTGATACTGGCAGGTTCCAT ACAGATTACGGCTGTGACATTGAAAAGGGAAGTGTGTGTACTTACCACCCCGGTGCTGTGCATTGTGTAAGGGCCGTTCAAGCCAG CCCCCAGTACGCAGcaggacagcagtgctgctaTGACTCCACAGGGACCCAAATCCTCACACAAGACTCCACAGGAGGCAGCACGCCTGATCGAGGCCATGACTGGGGTGCACCACCTTTCCTGAAGCCCCCCCGGATACCTGCCTTTTCACATTGGCTTTATGATGTTATCAGCTTCTATTACTGTTGCCTGTGGTCTGCTAATTGTCACTTCTATATGAAAAACCGGCCCTCTAGTGACTGCAGGACGTATCGCCCACCCCGAGCTG cATCTGCCTTTGGGGATCCTCACTTCCTCACATTTGATGGTCTGAACTTCACTTTCAAAGGACAAGGGGAGTACACATTGGTAGAATCTGATCTCACATCTCTAAAGGTGCAAGGGAGGACCCAGCAGGCACGCTTTCCCAATG gaaCTCAGGCTCAGGTGACAGGACTGTCTGCAGTGGCCATGCAGGAGAACGACTCTGATACGATTGAAGTACGCTACTCAGAAGATTTGAAGCTGGAGGTCCTGGTGAATCAGAAGGTGGTcaacttctctgagcaaagTTGGATGGACCTGGAAG GTCTCTTCCTTCATTCTGCGGCTGATCAGAAAGTTACAGTGATGTTCTCTTCTGGGTCTGGAGTGGAGATCAGGGGAAGCGGAGGATTTCTGACCCTGACAGTTCTGCTTCCAGAGAATTTTATGAATCACACACAGGGGCTCTTTGGGGTGATGAACGGTAACACACAGGATGAGTTTACCTTCAAGAATAAAACAATCATGTCGGTTCATGCAAGTCCCCAGCAGTTGTTTGAGTTTGGAGCTAATT GGGCTGTCGAAAATGGAACTTCTCTCTTTACTTACGACACAGAGTTTTtattgaatgattttttttatgggGAAAAGCACAACGCCTCCTTCCTGCCAGTGTTCATTCCTTATGAAGACCCTGCTGACCCCTTAGTGGAGGAGATGGTCTCCCTCTGTGACTCTGACCCATTCTGCAGATTTGATGTCCTGACAACAAGAAGCCTTCAAGTGGGAAATTTCACAAGACTGTCTCATCAGAATCACAAGCAGCTGGTAGAAGATCTAGAGCCAG TGATTTCTTGTGGCTGGCTGGATCATCCAACcaatggaaggaaggatggaacTAACTACCTGCTGGGCTCAGCCATCCATTTCATCTGCAATCAGGGCTATGAACTCACTGGATCAAAAGAAAGAATCTGCCAAGTGACTGGGGCCTGGTCTGGGGACTCACCCAACTGCATCTTAAGATCAg ATATTAAACAATTAATTATTCTCGGCTGTATATTCGGAGTTTTTTGCATTGCTGCTGTGACTCGTCTAATTCTCCTATACAGAAAAGATAG ACGCAGAGCCAAGCAGAAGCTTGTTTCAAAGGATCCAGTGACACCTCAACAAGAAAGAGCAAAACTTCCAGATGAGTTTTCCATGACACGTGGAGAAAGCATAGCAGAGGAATAA
- the LOC110406453 gene encoding somatomedin-B and thrombospondin type-1 domain-containing protein-like, whose protein sequence is MQGLLLCGGWLLAAGYVLGGCRHRCCPGRNNACWATGAHRARCYCDSYCERTGDCCQDYQAACRRAAVGCAVGPWGPWSSCSSPCGVGSKDRSRQVTVPPRHGGEPCPDLKQRRGCLGDDPACGAAKGVAKLLPNSFSQDVRDPWRRTGMQRSEEPPGSHLPISCGFFRLTQVAAACRGQPWSRRLQRDRRVCVECWGDAVHGHPHCDGYGVQGARTFWVATSVAGCQGSWVREALQEGCACPPPAFIFV, encoded by the exons atgcaggggctgctgctgtgtggggggtggctgctggctgctggctaCGTGCTGGGTGGCTGCCGGCACCGCTGCTGCCCAGGTAGGAACAATGCCTGCTGGGCCACCGGTGCCCACCGCGCTCGCTGCTACTGCGACTCGTACTGTGAGAGGACGGGCGACTGCTGCCAGGACTACCAGGCTGCGTGCCGCCGAGCCG ctgtggGCTGTGCAGTGGGGCCATGGGggccctggagcagctgcagttctCCATGCGGAGTGGGCAGCAAGGACCGCAGCCGCCAGGTCACCGTGCCCCCCCGGCACGGCGGGGAGCCCTGCCCTGACCTCAAGCAGCGCCGTGGGTGCCTGGGGGATGACCCAGCATGTGGAGCTGCCAAAG ggGTGGCCAAGCTGCTCCCCAATTCCTTCAGCCAGGACGTCAGGGATCCCTGGCGCAGAACTGGGATGCAGCGGTCAGAGGAGCCACCCGG CTCCCACCTCCCCATCTCCTGCGGCTTTTTCCGCCTGACGCAGGTGGCAGCCGCTTGTCGTGGGCAGCCCTGGAGCCGCCGGCTGCAGCGGGACAGGCGAGTGTGTGTCGAGTGCTGGGGGGATGCAGTCCATGGGCACCCCCACTGCGATGGATACGGGGTGCAAGGAGCCAG GACATTTTGGGTGGCCACCTCTGTAGCGGGGTGCCAGGGCTCGTGGGTGCGGGAGGCTCTGCAGGAGGGCTGCGCCTGCCCCCCCCCAGCATTCATCTTCGTGTAG
- the LOC110406454 gene encoding myb-related transcription factor, partner of profilin-like, with translation MSAAKPKRIKFSEEEKFLILEEFSLRKDILIPKSGRYRNTQDRQRAWEEIAAAVNALSPVVRRTAEEIRKKWHNMVLDARRELAADKHPLLRQRPQERLFHHIFALFNKPGPPPAPSFGLPAAAPELLPHGPAPDRFPGPKERPLPAAGNRLQPPPGPAAPRAAPPQGTAPGPPPGDHEPPRVKCPPSPALAWPCLEAMASPASLGTGSPGPPEPPHDNGGTAASEELSEKQRRLHTEILELQKETLQLQKEKIVLEKEKLLLEILKLRRELGT, from the exons ATGAGCGCGGCCAAGCCGAAGCGCATCAAGTTCTCGGAGGAGGAGAAATTCCTCATCCTGGAGGAGTTCAGCCTCCGCAAGGACATCCTCATCCCCAAGAGCGGCCGCTACCGCAACACGCAGGACCGGCAGCGGGCGTGGGAGGAGATCGCGGCCGCCGTCAACGCGCTGAGCCCGGTGGTGCGGCGCACGGCCGAGGAGATCCGCAAGAAGTGGCATAACATGGTGCTGGACGCGCGCCGGGAGCTGGCCGCCGACAAGCACCCGCTGCTCCGCCAGCGGCCGCAGGAGCGGCTCTTCCATCACATCTTCGCCCTCTTCAACAAGCCCGGCCCTCCGCCCGCCCCGTCCTTCGGGCTGCCCGCGGCCGCCCCCGAGCTGCTGCCGCACGGCCCTGCTCCGGACCGCTTCCCCGGCCCCAAGGAGCGGCCGCTGCCCGCCGCGGGGAACAGACTGCAGCCCCCTCCCGGACCGGCCGCCCCCCGGGCCGCCCCGCCGCAGGGCACAGCCCCCGGACCTCCGCCTGGCGACCACGAGCCGCCCCGCGTCAAGTGCCCGCCGAGCCCCGCGCTGGCGTGGCCGTGCCTCGAGGCCATGGCGAGTCCCGCATCGCTGGGAACGGGCAGCCCCGGGCCCCCGGAGCCCCCGCACGACAACG GTGGCACAGCGGCCTCCGAGGAGCTGTCAGAAAAGCAGAGGCGGCTGCACACCGAGatcctggagctgcagaaggagacCCTGCaactgcagaaggagaagatCGTGCTGGAAAAGGAGAAGCTCCTCCTGGAAATCCTGAAGCTGCGCAGGGAGCTGGGCACGTGA